In Acipenser ruthenus chromosome 60, fAciRut3.2 maternal haplotype, whole genome shotgun sequence, a genomic segment contains:
- the LOC117410042 gene encoding NADH dehydrogenase [ubiquinone] 1 alpha subcomplex subunit 3-like: MAGRLGSFLKNVWSKEPVVTAACGIGLLAVILPLVSPYTKYAGMMNAAVPYNYPVPVRDNGALPNVPKHPCDPEGPSLDWLKKM; encoded by the exons ATGGCTGGCA GACTTGGTTCATTTCTGAAGAATGTGTGGTCAAAGGAGCCGGTTGTGACGGCAGCTTGTGGAATCGGACTCCTAG CTGTGATCCTGCCGCTGGTCAGCCCCTACACTAAATATGCTGGCATGATGAACGCAGCAGTTCCCTACAACTACCCAG TTCCAGTGAGGGATAATGGGGCCCTGCCAAACGTTCCGAAGCACCCATGTGACCCAGAGGGACCGAGCCTGGATTGGCTAAAGAAGATGTAA